Within Streptomyces sp. SS1-1, the genomic segment GACATCCACTACGAGGTGTTCGGGCCCGACCTGTGGCTGGTGCAGGCGGGCTGAGCCAAGCGGCTGTCAGAGGGGCCGGCCGACGCCGATCTGGAGCAGCAGCGGGCCGGTGGGGTCCGCCGTGACGTCGGCGAGGGTGAGCGGGTCCAGCGAGGCGTAGAACGCCTCCTGGGCCCGCCGCAGCGCCCCGCGCAGCCGGCATCCGGGGCTGAGCGGGCAGGGGTTCTCGCCCTCGCACTCCACGACGTCGCCGTCGCCCTCGAAGGCGCGGACGACCGCGCCGACGGACGCGGTGCGGCCCCGCTCGCTGAGGGTGAGCCCGCCGCCGCGCCCCCGGCGGGCGACGACCAGGCCCT encodes:
- a CDS encoding RrF2 family transcriptional regulator, whose amino-acid sequence is MRLLRSTDLALRLLMRLAVLGDATPTTREVAADMEVPYTHAAKVVAELQHQGLVVARRGRGGGLTLSERGRTASVGAVVRAFEGDGDVVECEGENPCPLSPGCRLRGALRRAQEAFYASLDPLTLADVTADPTGPLLLQIGVGRPL